In one Sander lucioperca isolate FBNREF2018 chromosome 7, SLUC_FBN_1.2, whole genome shotgun sequence genomic region, the following are encoded:
- the LOC116039971 gene encoding L-fucose kinase-like, which translates to MAPGCEPAAVRAMMEALRPLVLGQSLAGAGGGGFLYLLTREPHQRLAVLHVLNNTPGLGDFSVHSVELDMDGITVLRPAHGCQRLL; encoded by the exons ATGGCGCCTGGCTGCGAGCCGGCCGCCGTGAGGGCCATGATGGAGGCTCTGCGGCCGCTGGTGCTGGGTCAGAGTCTGGCCGGGGCCGGAGGGGGGGGCTTCCTCTACCTGCTGACCCGGGAGCCTCACCAGCGGCTCGCCGTGCTGCACGTCCTCAACAACACACCG GGTCTGGGAGACTTCAGCGTTCACTCAGTGGAGCTGGACATGGACGGGATTACAGTCCTACGTCCTGCACACGGATGTCAGAGGCTGCTGTGA